From a single Glycine soja cultivar W05 chromosome 19, ASM419377v2, whole genome shotgun sequence genomic region:
- the LOC114398484 gene encoding uncharacterized protein LOC114398484, whose amino-acid sequence MQPISAPHVRTSIKIVSTLNESYHTNQPPLAGKIKRLVLTQEGRTKLNIYPDREFYAFPRFVKHVDDGFVSTLTNLYRERLRSDMEILDLMSSWVSHLPSDVKYKKVVGHGLNGQELSKNPRLDFFVVKDLNKDQQFEFESCSFDAVLCTVSVQYLQQPEKVFEEVFRVLKPGGAFIVSFSNRMFYEKAISAWREGTAYSRVQLVVQYFQSVEGFTEPEVVRKLPNAQENNMSPIGWIMRLFGLLSGSDPFYAVIAYRNYKPIHDA is encoded by the exons ATGCAACCTATCTCAGCACCTCATGTCAGAACTTCAATCAAAATTGTTAGCACATTAAACGAAAGCTACCACACCAATCAACCACCCTTGGCAGGCAAAATAAAACGCCTTGTTCTCACCCAGGAAGGTAGAACAAAGCTCAACATTTACCCAGATAGAGAGTTCTATGCATTTCCACGCTTTGTAAAACATGTAGATGATGGTTTTGTTTCTACACTGACCAATCTTTACAGAGAGAGGTTGAGATCTGACATGGAGATTCTTGACCTCATGAGCTCCTGGGTTAGCCATCTACCAAGTGATGTCAAGTACAAAAAGGTGGTGGGGCATGGGTTGAATGGACAAGAGCTTTCAAAGAATCCAAGGTTGGATTTTTTTGTTGTGAAGGATCTCAACAAGGATCAACAGTTTGAATTTGAGAGTTGCAGTTTTGATGCAGTGTTATGCACAGTTAGCGTGCAGTATCTCCAACAACCAGAGAAG GTATTTGAAGAGGTGTTCCGGGTACTAAAGCCAGGAGGGGCATTCATTGTGAGTTTTAGCAACAGAATGTTCTATGAGAAAGCCATAAGTGCATGGAGGGAAGGGACTGCTTATAGTAGGGTACAACTTGTGGTTCAGTACTTCCAATCCGTGGAAGGTTTCACAGAGCCAGAGGTAGTTCGAAAGCTGCCAAATGCTCAAGAGAACAACATGTCACCAATTGGTTGGATCATGAGGCTTTTTGGATTGCTTTCAGGGTCAGATCCCTTCTATGCAGTGATTGCTTACAGGAATTATAAGCCCATACATGATGCCTGA